In Symmachiella dynata, the following are encoded in one genomic region:
- the rimI gene encoding ribosomal protein S18-alanine N-acetyltransferase: MIRRDMAEVLRIERESFEYHWTEEDFLCCLRQRNCIGMVAEVDGQVVGFMIYELHKTRLHILNFAVADDFRRQAIGGQMIEKLVSKLSQQRRKEITLEVRETNLPAQLFFQNSDFVAVGVLRDHYEDSAEDAYVMKYRLDPEDAMYNFAPHNRIAKYEKLADGLHEES; this comes from the coding sequence ATGATTCGGCGAGATATGGCCGAAGTCCTGCGAATCGAACGCGAGAGCTTCGAATACCATTGGACCGAAGAAGATTTCCTCTGCTGCTTACGACAGAGGAATTGCATTGGCATGGTCGCCGAAGTTGACGGGCAAGTCGTCGGTTTCATGATCTACGAATTGCATAAAACTCGTCTGCATATTCTCAACTTCGCCGTCGCCGACGATTTTCGCCGCCAAGCCATCGGCGGACAAATGATCGAAAAGCTCGTCAGCAAGTTGTCGCAACAACGACGCAAAGAAATCACACTGGAAGTCCGCGAGACAAATTTGCCCGCGCAGCTCTTCTTCCAAAACAGCGATTTCGTCGCCGTGGGTGTGCTCCGCGACCATTACGAAGACTCCGCCGAAGATGCCTACGTGATGAAGTACCGCCTCGACCCCGAGGACGCCATGTACAACTTCGCGCCGCACAACCGCATCGCCAAATACGAAAAACTCGCCGACGGACTCCACGAAGAATCCTAA